GTTTTTTAAACAGTTCCATCGTCTTATCATCTTTTTTAACTAGATCTCATTTATTAACCACAATGATCGTGGGAAGATTGGCTTCATAACACAATCCACCAATCACCTCATCTTGTTCGGATAGGTCCACCGAACCATCTAACATTAGCAAGATCATCTTTGATCTTGAGATTGCTTGTTGAGTTCTTTGGACTGAAAACTTCTCAATTCTAGTTGCGATCTTACCTTTTCTTCTGATCCCAGCAGTATCAATCACTTTATATAGTTCTTTGTTGTAACTAAAAGTGGCATCGATCGCATCACGGGTTGTTCCGGGGATATCTGAAACCAACACCCGTTCTTTTTTAAGTAGTTGGTTTAACAAACTTGATTTACCAACGTTTGGTTTACCAATGATACAAAATGTGGCTACTAACTCTTGTTCCTTTTTATTACCAAACTGGTCTTTAAGTCCAATTATCTCGTCTAAGAGATCCCCAATTCCGATCGCATGTTCAGCTGAGATGATCATTGGTTTACCAAAACCTAAACTGAAATAACTACTTAAATTTAATTGATCCTTGTTTTGATTCTCAATCTTATTAAGAACAAAAATGATCTTTTTGTTCTTATGTTTTTTTAAGAGTTTAGCCGCATAATGATCATCAGCATTGATTCCTTCTTTATAAGAACAGACAAATAAAATGATATCAGCCTCATCAATTGCGAATTGAACTTGTTGTTCAATTGCGCGTTGAAAAACATCACTCTCTGTGGTTAATCCACCTGTGTCAATGATCTGAAATCGTTTGGTTAATCATTCAACATCCCCAAAAATTCGGTCACGGGTGATCCCGGGTGTATCATCAACGATTGCGATTCTATTTTTAATCAAACGGTTAAAAAGTGTTGATTTGCCCACGTTTGGTTTCCCAACAATAGCAACCTTAAGCATAATTAACTCCTAACCGTTGTTTGTATAAACTAATGA
The nucleotide sequence above comes from Mycoplasmoides gallisepticum. Encoded proteins:
- the der gene encoding ribosome biogenesis GTPase Der, producing MLKVAIVGKPNVGKSTLFNRLIKNRIAIVDDTPGITRDRIFGDVEWLTKRFQIIDTGGLTTESDVFQRAIEQQVQFAIDEADIILFVCSYKEGINADDHYAAKLLKKHKNKKIIFVLNKIENQNKDQLNLSSYFSLGFGKPMIISAEHAIGIGDLLDEIIGLKDQFGNKKEQELVATFCIIGKPNVGKSSLLNQLLKKERVLVSDIPGTTRDAIDATFSYNKELYKVIDTAGIRRKGKIATRIEKFSVQRTQQAISRSKMILLMLDGSVDLSEQDEVIGGLCYEANLPTIIVVNKWDLVKKDDKTMELFKKQIRSKFKYLPSSPIIFISAKANLRIDTIFQTIKLIQAQLKIKISTSLLNDVVQKAHMINQPPIFNGNRLSITYTTQAQGQIPTFVLFCNNPDYLHFSYARYLENKIREAFGLSYVPITLYFKSKNARNRKLSKDVKFKQTGYDLE